The region GTGGGTCATTTATCCACGTCTTCGGGCGTGATGCCGAGCTTCTCGCGGAATTCGGCCGGAATCGTGATCTGGCCGCCTCTGACGGGGCGAATGATCTTGCTGGTCACCTCGTTTTTCACGTTCAGCTCAATGCATCAGCGTTTATCTGTTATCTCCATGATTTTGGATCAGACGGACCGCCCGAAACCCC is a window of Chloroflexota bacterium DNA encoding:
- a CDS encoding AbrB/MazE/SpoVT family DNA-binding domain-containing protein, with the protein product MKNEVTSKIIRPVRGGQITIPAEFREKLGITPEDVDK